From the genome of Leptotrichia sp. oral taxon 847:
AAACTTTAGGAGATTATGAAAATGTGTTTTTCTTTGATCCGAATTCATCTAGAGATTTGGCAGAGAAAATGGAGTTAGTCATTAAAGGAGAAAATATTAAATTTGATGGAAATATTGAGAAAAATATTGAAGAGCCTTATTGTAATAACTGGAAAGAACTTTTTGAGATAATATTAAAAAAATAATATGGAGATGATATGGAAAAGTCATTTTATGAGATTTGGAAACTTGGAATGAATGTTATTAAAACGAAAATATTTTTTCCAAAGGCTAGATTGATACGGTTTCCTTTTGATATAAGGGGGAAAAAGTATATAAAATATGGGAAAAATTTTACGACTGGGACAGGATGCAGAATAGAAGCATATAAATTTGATGGAAAAGTACCTAATTTAGAAATAGGAGATAATGTTCAGATAAATGATTATGTACATTTTTCGTGTGCAGAATCTTTAATAATAGGAGATAATGTACTTATTGCGAGTAAAGTTTATATAACTGATTTGAATCATGGAAACTATTCTGGAAAAGAGCAGTCTAATCCGCAAGAAATAGCGAAGGAAAGAAAGATTTATACTAAGCCAGTGAAAATAGAAAATAATGTCTGGATTGGAGAAAATGTATCAATTTTACCTGGGGTAGAAATAGGAGAAAATGCTATTTTAGGTGCAAATTCTGTCG
Proteins encoded in this window:
- a CDS encoding DapH/DapD/GlmU-related protein, producing the protein MEKSFYEIWKLGMNVIKTKIFFPKARLIRFPFDIRGKKYIKYGKNFTTGTGCRIEAYKFDGKVPNLEIGDNVQINDYVHFSCAESLIIGDNVLIASKVYITDLNHGNYSGKEQSNPQEIAKERKIYTKPVKIENNVWIGENVSILPGVEIGENAILGANSVVTKNVPKNSIVAGNPAKVIKVYNKNTGKWEKI